CTAGCGGACTCGAACACTGCGAGGCTGGCGACTGGGGGCTCGCCGCCTCCGCGTTCGACGAGGCCAGCGCGGAGTTCGGGGACGCGACCAACCGCTTCACCAAGGGGCAAGGGCTGGCCGACGGGGACGAGATCCACGAGTACAACAGCCGAGGGCGGGTCGTGGCCACGAAGTACTGGGAGGCCGCCGAGTGGCTGGCCGGTTTCGCCACCGCCGCGAGCAAGGGCAACGTCGAGAGCCGCGAGGAGAACCGCGAGGCTGCCGAGCAGGCCCTACAGGAGGTCCGAGACGTGACCCTCCCCGAACCGGACGCGGCGTCGAAGACCGCCACCGGGAAACACCGCGCGTAGTCGCCCCCACTACTCGACGATCGACACCTCGTCGCCGACCCGGAGCCGTCCGCCCCGGTCGCGTTCGGGGATCCGCGAGAGCACCATGAGCGTGTAGTAGTGATCGAAGGCGTCGGGGTCCGCCCAGTCGGGGAACGTCGCCTCTCGCCGTTCGACGAACCGCTCGCGGAACTCGGGGGTCGGCTCGCCCGTCTCGGGGTCGCGCTCCGGGACGACACAGCGGCCACACGGCGTCACGCCCTCGAACCGGACGCCGTCGGTCGGCCCCGGATCCTGCTCCGTGTCGCCGGACCCGCCACTGCCGACCGCGAACGCGGGCGCATCCGCGCCGACGAAGCGGTCCTCCCAGAAGGGCGGGACGCCGCTGATCTCGACGTTGGCCCGGAGCCGGCGGCGAGCGCCCTCGACGGTCACGTCGTCGAACCACGAGGCGACCGTCCGCAGCGTCGCCGTCGAGACGATCGAGGGACCCATGTCGCGTCGGTCGACGTACCCCAGTTCCCGGTCTCGTTCGAGCGTGAACTCGGCGTCGAAGACGGACGAGAACCACCGGCTGGCGCGCTCTGGCTCCTCGTCGAGCGCGAACCGCTCGCGCTCCCCGTCGAGTTCGACCGCGAGTTCGGTACGCGCTACGTCGAACTCCGTCTCGACGTCGTGGATCCGGGCGGTCCGCTTGCCGTTGAGCACGTCGCCCGCCTCGTCGAACAGCGCGAACTCCCGGTCGTGTCTGAGAGTGCCCCCCGGCGTCACGGTCGCCTCCTTTCGGGTGACACCGTCGAGTCCCTTCACCGGATAGACGGTGAGACGCTGGATCTGTGCCATGAGTGTGTGGTCGGTGACGATCCTCTTGTACGCTTTGTCCCGGCGTGGCAGTCAGCTTTTTGTGGCACTCCACACATCACCCGGCCATGGCACAGACGACAGCCGACACACCCGAGTGGGGGATCGGTGGACTCGCGACACAGGCAAACACCGCGTTCGCGGCGGGCGCGGTCGTCGTCCCGCTGGCGGCGCTGGCGGCCGCGCTGGCGAGCAACGACGTGCGGGCGTTGACCTACGTCCACGTGATGGCCGGCGTCCTCTGGACGGGCATCGACATGTTCATGGGTGCGGTGTTGGGTCCGGTCGTCGGCAGTCTCGACCCGAAACAGCGGGCGGACTTCTTCGGGCGGTTCACCCCGAAGATGACGTTTCTGATGCCGGCGCTGGCGGTCGTGACGATCGCCGGCGGGATCGTGCTGGCCCTGCAGGTCACGACCTTCGCCTACGCCGACCAGTGGCTCGCGGTGTTTACCGCCGTCAACACGGTGCCGATCGTCCTCCTGTTGGCCTATCAGTTCGACGCACTCGGTGACCGGCGGGCCCTCGCCGTCCTCGGGATCGCGGTCGTCGGTTCGGGTGCGTACCTCGCGACGACGCTGCCGGGAACGTCGCTGGTCGCGATGGTCACGACGACCTCGCCGTGGCTGCTCGCGGCGCTTGGCATCGTCACGATCCTCGGGCTCCAGGGCTTCGGGGTCATTCTACCCGGCGAGATCCGGATTTACCGACAGATCGCGTCCGAGGAGCCCGACACCGAACTCATCGGCGAGATCGGCATGCGAAACGCGAAGCTCGGCGGCGTCCAGGGCGTGTTGCAGCTCTCGATCGTCTTCGTGATGGTCGGGCTGCGATATCTCTGATCGGTGTGAGTCCGTAAAAATCGGTGTCGCTACAGAACGGCGGCCGCTCAGTTGCGGACGACGTTGGTCGCGCGGGGGCCTTTGTCGGCCTGTTCGATGTCGAATTCGACGTCAGTACCTTCTTCGAGGTCAGGGCCGCCCACGTCTTCCATGTGGAAGAAAACGTCGTCGTCCGCGTCCTCAGTCTCGATGAATCCGTAGCCGCCTGTGTCGTTGAAGAAATCAACCGTACCGTTTGCCATTACGAATAGAGAGAGGGGCGGGGGAGGGATAACGCTTCCGAGAGTCGTGGTACCACGACCGTCGGCGTGCGAGATCGACGAGTCGCTTCCCAGACGCGTCCAGGAAGCGACCGTCCCGCGAGCTGACCGTAGCCCAACGTGCGTACAGAGAGACGATACAGACCGCGAGCCGGCAGTGTAAAGTACATCCCGGCGAAACGGCGGCGTATGCAAGCGACAGTCGGCGAACTCGTCTCCAACCTCCTGACTCACTTCACGAACGATCCGCTCGCACTGCTGATGGCGCTGGCCGGCGCGGCGTTCGTCGGCGGCGCGTCGCTGTTTTTCGGCTACCTGACACTCGGCGCGGTGGCAGATTTCATCACGCCAGACGTGTCGAACGAGCCGCCGAGCCGAGCAAACTGATGGCCGTCTCCAGCTCCGGCCCCAGCGGGGACGCGAAGACGACGCTGTCGGCGTAGTCGAGCAAGGCGTCGGTTCGCTCGGCCACCGTCTCGGGCGTGCCCGCGATGCAGAACGCGTCGATCATCGCTTCGCTGACGGCGTCGCCGGCCGCCCGGAACTCGCCGGCCGCGATCGCGTCGCCGACTTCGCGTGCTCGCTCGGCGTCGAGCCCGTGGCGTTCGAACACCGGTGGCGGGGAGCCGGCGGCGATGAAGGCGACGGGGATCCGCGCGGCCTCCCGAGCGGCGGAGCCGTCCTCGGCGACGGAGACGCTGGCGTAGGCCGCCAGGTCGAACTCGCCGCGCGTGTCGGGCCGGTCGGCCGCTCCCTTGGCCACTTGCTCGCTGGCCCATTCGAGATCTCGGGGGTGTGCGCCGTTGTACAGCGCGCCGTCGGCGTGCTTGGCCGCCATCCGGGTCATGTGTGGGCCCTGAGCACCGACGTACACCGGGATCTCGCCCACGTCGTAGTTCAGGCCGGCGTCGCGGGCCTGGAAGGTCCCGTCGTGGTCGACGCGCTCGCCGTCCCACAGTCGCTGTGCCACCTTGAACGTCTCCAGGACCCGACGGAGCGGCCGGTCGTGCTCGAAGCCGAGGTTCGACAGCGTCGCCTCGTCGCCGGGACCGACGCCGAACAGCGCCCGGTCGCCGCTCACCTCAGAGAGCGTCGCGACCCGCGAGGCGAGGGTCACCGGGTGGGTCTCGTAGGGGTTCGCGATGCCGGGACCGACCAAGAGTTCGTCGGTCGCCTGGGCCATCGAGGACAGCGCCACGAACTGGTCGCGGTTGTTGTAGTGGTGGCTGGCGAGGACGGCGTCGAAACCCTCCTGTTCGGCCTCGACGGCGAGTTCGGTCAACGTCTCGACTGGGTGTTCGGGGGTGAGTTCGATTGCGTACATAGCTAGTAGTTCCACTCTCTGAGCGCCTGGCGTACGAAGTCGGTCTCGGGGTCGCGAAACAGTTCGTCGCTGCCGGCGTGCTCGCCGAAGGTGAACTCACGGACGACGGCGACCGGCGTCCCGCCCGCGCCTTCGCCGGTGACGAGGTTGGCGGCCCCGGCGAGTTCGTCGACAACTGACTGGACGGTGACGCCCAGTTCCCGGCCGTCGCGGTCGTGTTCGCCCCGCCAGTCTCGGGAGGCGGGGATGCCGGCCCAGCCGAGTGCCACGCCGCGCTGGCCGTGGCGAAACGGCCGGCCCGAGGTGTCGGTGACGACGACGGCCGGATCCGCTTCGAGCCCGGCACGGAGCCGTTCGGCGCTGGCAGTCGGGTCTTCCGGCAGGAGCAACAGGTCAGCGTCGGGGACGTTCGAGCGGTCGATGCCGGCGTTGACCGTCGTG
Above is a genomic segment from Halomicrobium sp. LC1Hm containing:
- a CDS encoding MOSC domain-containing protein, coding for MAQIQRLTVYPVKGLDGVTRKEATVTPGGTLRHDREFALFDEAGDVLNGKRTARIHDVETEFDVARTELAVELDGERERFALDEEPERASRWFSSVFDAEFTLERDRELGYVDRRDMGPSIVSTATLRTVASWFDDVTVEGARRRLRANVEISGVPPFWEDRFVGADAPAFAVGSGGSGDTEQDPGPTDGVRFEGVTPCGRCVVPERDPETGEPTPEFRERFVERREATFPDWADPDAFDHYYTLMVLSRIPERDRGGRLRVGDEVSIVE
- a CDS encoding cold-shock protein, producing the protein MANGTVDFFNDTGGYGFIETEDADDDVFFHMEDVGGPDLEEGTDVEFDIEQADKGPRATNVVRN
- a CDS encoding 5,10-methylenetetrahydromethanopterin reductase, with product MYAIELTPEHPVETLTELAVEAEQEGFDAVLASHHYNNRDQFVALSSMAQATDELLVGPGIANPYETHPVTLASRVATLSEVSGDRALFGVGPGDEATLSNLGFEHDRPLRRVLETFKVAQRLWDGERVDHDGTFQARDAGLNYDVGEIPVYVGAQGPHMTRMAAKHADGALYNGAHPRDLEWASEQVAKGAADRPDTRGEFDLAAYASVSVAEDGSAAREAARIPVAFIAAGSPPPVFERHGLDAERAREVGDAIAAGEFRAAGDAVSEAMIDAFCIAGTPETVAERTDALLDYADSVVFASPLGPELETAISLLGSAARSTRLA
- a CDS encoding coenzyme F420-0:L-glutamate ligase encodes the protein MEVFAVDGLPEIRPGDDLAALIDANTDIGDDDVVCVASTVVSKAEGRQADLTAFPASDRARDIAERIADETDEQKDPRFAQAVLEESEELVLEAPFLLAVTRFGHTTVNAGIDRSNVPDADLLLLPEDPTASAERLRAGLEADPAVVVTDTSGRPFRHGQRGVALGWAGIPASRDWRGEHDRDGRELGVTVQSVVDELAGAANLVTGEGAGGTPVAVVREFTFGEHAGSDELFRDPETDFVRQALREWNY